One Anopheles marshallii chromosome 3, idAnoMarsDA_429_01, whole genome shotgun sequence genomic region harbors:
- the LOC128714043 gene encoding uncharacterized protein LOC128714043 has protein sequence MSVAVCRVTGDDFHKKFVLVALVQMLVFHLLVQQTEANMSEQEFRSARSLASRQIANRRDTRFLPIFTVYQWGQGLCSAASGEYGSCQPNNECVLRGGIPAGPCAGGYGTCCIFMASCGGVVRENGTYFVNPNHPDSTDGTGSCQLTILKMHPDICQIRLDFDHFSLNGPEIVNHICNTDQFLVSGGSPAPTICGSATGEHMYIDAGMGQSNPIILTVITSGPSFPRSWRVRISQIPCGAIAKADQGCLQYHTGVSGRVRSFNFDPINGRQLSNQDYSICIRTERNFCSIQYTACPAAMPGNRSRTFTLSGNSNSIVQAMVGGGTQGTPNSCTNDWLMVPCAKIADRLPMASTCEDKICGGTFNAEVSSVERTVVSTIRPFRLAFHTDSIEAPTDVDNRGFCLDYVQQPCTSNK, from the exons ATGTCGGTTGCAGTGTGTCGTGTTACGGGTGATGATTTCCATAAGAAATTCGTACTGGTGGCTCTAGTGCAGATGCTAGTGTTTCATCTATTAGTGCAACAGACCGAGGCAAACATGTCGGAGCAAGAGTTCCGATCGGCAAGATCGCTTGCCAGCAGGCAGATTGCAAATCGACGGGATACACGAT TTTTACCAATATTTACCGTGTACCAGTGGGGTCAAGGACTGTGCTCGGCCGCATCCGGTGAGTATGGATCCTGTCAGCCCAACAACGAGTGCGTGCTGCGCGGTGGCATCCCGGCCGGTCCCTGTGCCGGTGGTTATGGGACGTGCTGTATCT TTATGGCATCGTGCGGTGGTGTGGTGCGTGAGAACGGTACCTACTTCGTCAACCCGAACCATCCGGACAGTACCGATGGGACCGGTAGCTGCCAGCTGACCATCTTGAAGATGCATCCGGACATTTGTCAGATACGGCTGGACTTTGATCACTTCTCGCTGAACGGGCCGGAGATCGTGAATCACATCTGCAACACGGACCAGTTTCTTGTGTCTGGTGGGAGTCCTGCTCCGACGATCTGTGGCAGTGCTACGGGAGAGCACA TGTACATCGATGCTGGAATGGGTCAAAGCAACCCCATCATACTGACCGTCATCACGAGCGGGCCCAGCTTCCCCCGTTCCTGGCGCGTGCGAATATCGCAGATCCCTTGCGGTGCCATTGCGAAAGCGGACCAAGGATGTCTCCAGTACCACACGGGCGTGAGCGGACGCGTGAGGAGCTTCAACTTCGATCCCATCAACGGACGTCAGCTGTCGAACCAGGACTACAGCATTTGCATCCGGACGGAGCGCAATTTCTGCAGCATCCAGTACACGGCCTGTCCGGCCGCGATGCCCGGCAACCGGTCCCGGACGTTCACGCTGTCGGGCAACAGTAACAGCATCGTGCAGGCGATGGTTGGCGGCGGCACGCAAGGCACACCCAACTCCTGCACGAACGACTGGCTGATGGTGCCGTGTGCCAAGATTGCGGACCGACTGCCGATGGCCAGTACGTGCGAGGACAAGATTTGCGGCGGCACATTCAATGCGGAGGTTAGCTCCGTTGAAAGGACGGTCGTCTCGACGATCCGGCCCTTCCGGTTGGCGTTCCACACCGACTCGATCGAGGCGCCGACCGATGTCGATAACCGTGGCTTCTGTCTCGATTACGTGCAGCAACCGTGCACCAGCAATAAGTGA
- the LOC128714446 gene encoding actin-3-like, which translates to MSVDETPAIIIDNGCDTLKVGFTGDDEPTGIFRNVVLLSEGADGSMIRTVGCVAGKPYDRFKRPMQRSEPYDWDAMECVWEHAFKDVLKVAPENHRVLFTDRPLSPDITREKSVQIMFEKFSTPATYVSMQSTLALYGSGRTTGTVLNVGDFTSSVVPIYKGTPVREAIRLTELAGCDMIEYLSRALYIRDQEMAREIMEKVCAVSADAKKETVKYIDYKTSDGAVHTIGEERYRCGDVLFNPSLISPHKVKPLQQQVVESVAICEEIIRKTLYAYIVLAGGPTTLNGFAERMQKEVTALLPSKYKCKVVTTQHPVLNVWAGGCMVAQSPLFQQSWITKQEYEEHGANIIHQKCV; encoded by the coding sequence ATGTCCGTAGACGAAACTCCCGCCATTATTATTGACAATGGATGTGACACCCTAAAGGTCGGTTTTACCGGAGACGATGAACCGACGGGAATTTTTAGAAACGTTGTGCTTCTGTCTGAAGGTGCCGACGGATCGATGATCCGGACCGTCGGTTGTGTGGCGGGCAAACCATATGATCGCTTTAAGAGGCCAATGCAACGAAGCGAACCGTACGATTGGGATGCAATGGAGTGTGTTTGGGAGCACGCGTTCAAAGATGTGCTGAAGGTGGCGCCGGAGAATCACCGAGTGTTGTTCACCGACCGGCCTCTCAGCCCGGACATAACCCGCGAAAAGTCAGTTCAAATAATGTTCGAAAAGTTCTCGACGCCTGCCACTTACGTGTCGATGCAGTCAACGTTGGCACTGTATGGGAGCGGGCGTACCACCGGAACCGTGCTTAATGTTGGCGATTTTACGTCAAGTGTTGTTCCGATCTACAAAGGCACACCGGTCAGGGAAGCTATCCGGCTCACTGAATTGGCTGGGTGCGATATGATCGAATATCTGTCCCGTGCACTCTACATAAGAGACCAAGAAATGGCTCGCGAGATAATGGAAAAAGTATGTGCGGTTAGTGCCGATGCGAAAAAGGAAACGGTGAAATATATCGATTACAAGACTTCGGACGGCGCTGTCCACACGATTGGTGAGGAGCGGTACCGATGCGGCGACGTACTGTTTAATCCGTCGCTAATAAGTCCCCATAAGGTCAAACCCTTGCAGCAGCAAGTTGTGGAGAGTGTGGCTATCTGTGAGGAAATCATCCGTAAAACGCTGTACGCATACATTGTACTTGCCGGTGGGCCGACGACGCTCAATGGATTTGCCGAGCGTATGCAGAAGGAGGTAACGGCGTTGTTGCCGTCGAAGTACAAGTGCAAGGTGGTGACGACCCAACATCCCGTCTTGAACGTTTGGGCAGGTGGATGCATGGTCGCCCAAAGTCCCCTGTTCCAGCAATCGTGGATAACGAAGCAGGAGTACGAAGAGCACGGTGCGAACATAATTCATCAGAAATGTGTTTGA